Proteins encoded together in one Impatiens glandulifera chromosome 1, dImpGla2.1, whole genome shotgun sequence window:
- the LOC124919581 gene encoding uncharacterized protein LOC124919581 has protein sequence MENHVESLETRYGEYCMRHGVSPNWAISSAFSKADAQKVGNQRDNFVILLDNLTETDIIPLIDIFLEMDACEIQEVDIFQDSTTCISHKLGVIKVQGMSFGKEFLWDLSQRGLACQVLNIRSSRLQRLSMVGSFMQMHTLKLDFSNSLVVLGEECFTCMPNLKCLSLCETRITNLWTTVAALLKLPSLVELCFQNCIFCDENGSSIIVPMGEQNTSSGQPSNDNDQLNIEVRDIVSEVQCTSEEAWNNTEFGFPNSHQEPTVLETSSGVYYGLNRLIDLQHQIFLEAWKMQNEEFSTYSSSTLISSVGTKNYISNHPSPICYEKYYREYMIVSLSNLKVLDNLPITKIEKDRACSIFSQHFEYLAYRRKNRENLTSILHMRELRAKCAKFVNQKLKPHCTLAKSQSFYTRSLSAAKLDASPWPLLHPISVLSSTVGNDNRSFRPRQFEYHPSDPSLMACGTLDGEVVIINHENEKIVCYIPSLGAMNSVLGISWLKKYPSKLIAGSDNGSLKLYDIKDLRDGNSHSISQPETFDEFDQLTSVHVNSTDEWFLASGYSQDVALYDIQTRRRLQIFSDMHRQHINVVKFANHSPYLFATSSFDQDVKMWDLRQKPTNPCYRATSSKGNVMVCFSPDDQYLLVSAVDNEVKQLLAADGRLHLDFKIAPTGSSQNYTRSYYLNGKDYIVSGSCDENVVRVCCAQTGRRLKDVALESKGAGVSMFVQSLRGDPFRDFNMSVLAAYIRPSSNSEIVKVNLLSSAENAKEYSDCEHIRPFYSRGG, from the exons ATGGAAAATCATGTCGAAAGCTTAGAAACAAG GTATGGAGAATATTGCATGCGGCATGGAGTGTCACCTAATTGGGCAATATCATCAGCATTTAGTAAG GCTGATGCTCAGAAAGTAGGCAACCAACGTGACAACTTTGTCATCTTATTGGACAACCTGACAGAAACTGATATCATTCCACTCATTGATATCTTCCTGGAGATGGACGCTTGTGAAATTCAGGAAGTTGATATATTCCAGGATTCCACCACATGTATTAGTCATAAACTTGGGGTGATTAAAGTCCAGGGCATGTCATTTGGGAAGGAATTTCTATG GGATCTTTCTCAAAGAGGGTTGGCATGCCAAGTTTTAAACATAAGATCTTCACGCTTGCAGAGACTTAGTATGGTTGGGAGCTTCATGCAGATGCACACACTTAAACTGGATTTCAGCAATTCACTTGTTGTTTTGGGGGAGGAATGTTTTACTTGTATGCCAAATTTGAAGTGTCTTTCATTGTGTGAGACAAGAATCACAAACCTCTGGACAACCGTTGCTGCATTATTGAAGCTCCCTTCTCTAGTGGAACTATGTTTCCAGAATTGCATTTTTTGTGATGAAAATGGGTCAAGTATTATAGTACCAATGGGTGAACAAAATACTAGTTCAGGTCAACCTTCCAATGATAATGATCAGTTAAACATAGAAGTAAGGGACATTGTTAGTGAAGTTCAATGTACATCAGAAGAGGCATGGAATAATACTGAATTTGGTTTTCCAAATAGCCATCAAGAACCTACAGTTCTGGAAACCTCGTCTGGTGTATATTATGGGTTGAATAGGCTGATTGATCTGCAACATCAg ATTTTTCTTGAAGCTTGGAAGATGCAAAATGAAGAGTTCTCAACTTATTCCAGTTCTACACTCATCTCATCTGTTGGGACAAAGAACTATATTTCCAATCATCCTTCACCAATATGCTATGAAAAGTATTATAGAGAATATATGATTGTTTCCTTATCGAACTTGAAGGTTCTGGATAATTTGCCTATCACAAAGATTGAAAAGGATAGAGCATGTAGTATATTCTCTCAGCATTTTGAGTATCTCGCATATAGAAGAAAGAACAGAGAGAATTTAACTAGTATCTTGCATATGCGCGAACTAAGAGCAAAATGTGCAAAATTTGTTAACCAGAAACTAAAACCACATTGCACTTTAGCCAAGTCTCAGTCTTTCTACACCAGGTCTCTGTCTGCTGCAAAATTGGATGCTTCTCCTTGGCCTCTATTGCATCCAATATCTGTTTTGAGCAGCACAGTGGGAAATGATAATAGGAGCTTCCGTCCTAGGCAGTTTGAGTATCATCCTTCTGATCCCAGCCTGATGGCATGTGGTACTCTGGATGGGGAAGTAGTTATCATCAATCATGAGAATGAGAAAATTGTTTGTTACATCCCCTCACTTGGAGCAATGAATAGTGTGCTCGGAATATCCTGGCTCAAAAAATATCCCTCCAAG CTAATTGCTGGTTCGGACAATGGTTCCCTGAAACTGTATGATATCAAAGATTTAAGAGATGGAAATAGCCATTCTATCAGCCAACCTGAGACCTTTGATGAGTTTGATCAACTCACATCTGTGCATGTCAACTCAACTGATGAATGGTTTCTTGCCAGTGGATACTCACAAGATGTTGCTTTGTATGACATCCAGACTAGAAGACGTTTGCAAATTTTCTCTgacatgcacagacaacatattAATGTTGTTAAGTTTGCAAATCATTCTCCATACCTCTTTGCCACTTCTTCATTTGATCAGGATGTTAAGATGTGGGATCTTAGACAAAAACCAACTAATCCTTGCTATAGGGCAACAAGCTCTAAAGGAAATGTGATGGTTTGCTTCTCTCCAGATGATCAATATCTTCTTGTATCAGCAGTCGATAATGAG GTTAAGCAATTATTGGCCGCTGATGGGAGGCTTCATCTAGATTTTAAAATAGCTCCAACTGGGAGTTCCCAAAATTACACGCGTTCTTATTACTTGAACGGAAAAGATTACATTGTTAGTGGAAGTTGTGATGAAAATGTAGTGCGAGTTTGTTGTGCACAAACAGGAAGACGGCTAAAGGATGTAGCACTAGAG AGTAAAGGTGCAGGAGTTTCAATGTTTGTACAATCCTTGAGAGGCGATCCTTTTAGA GATTTCAATATGAGTGTGTTAGCAGCCTATATTCGTCCAAGCTCAAACTCTGAGATAGTGAAG GTGAATCTGCTCTCCTCTGCTGAAAATGCTAAAGAATACTCGGATTGCGAGCATATTCGCCCTTTCTATAGTAGGGGAGGTTGA